AAAAGGAGGTTTTCTGATGTCGAAGAAAACGGTCGACGATTATTTACAGGACGGGATTTATGGAGCAAAAGAAATCAACCCAGATGAACGGAGAAGGTATTTGGGAACGTTGCGTGAAAGAGTGGTTATTGCGCTCACTCAAAGTCAGGTGCGTAGAAGTGGAGTATATCCAGAGGTGGAAGACCTTATGAAGCAGAATGCAGGAGCTCATCTCTATCTCAATGGAAATATGAACTACTCGTATTTGTCGGATTATATTAAGAAATCGAATAAGCACAGCATTCAATACACAATGGTGACAAATAAGGAATATAACAGTGAGTATGGACTTGTATTTGCGCATGATTTCGCCATTGATAAGGAGGACATTTTTTTATCAGATACACCAAAATCAGTATCTGCTCCTAAAAATCAAAAAAAAATGTCCTTATTTAAAAAGCTTTTTAAAAAATCAAACGAGTAACCCTTTAACTTAGAATTTAATATGATTGTACAAATGTTCGTCCAGAAGGGTGAAGTGCGTAATGCTTTAAAAACAATATTTCCCGCGTTATGTAGAAGGTATCTCGGGTGAACTGAAAGAAGGGGACTGTATCCTTATAGGTACAGTTTTTTCTAATAGGTATTTTCGCAAAGTTTGTGGCTTTTTTACCGGGCAGCATTTCGTCTATTTTTGATGGGAATTAGTAGTGAAATGAAGGACTTAACCAAAAATCATATGAAATAGACACAATGCATACGAAATGAGCCTTCCTAAAACAATTGAAGGGAAAGTAATTCCTTAATATGATTCCATCGTGAGTTCTATTAGAACGGGATATTACGAAGCAACATGAAGCATTTGAAGAAGTGCGGGAATAGAGTGGATATTTTTATGTTTTTTGAAAGCTCAAGTAAGATTCAGGGAAAAAGGTAGATGTGAATGTCCTCATTTTTATAGAATTTATGGTAAGGGTTGCTCACTGGCGGTAGTCCTTTTTGTATTCACCCACCCTTCTTATATCTTTAAAAAAATATCCCATTTTTTTAAAAGGTGAATATAATCATGGATCGATTAGCCCAGAAAGGACAGGGGCATAGTTATTAAGATTATTATATTTGTCCGAAAGATCAAATTTCTGAGAACTCACCTTTTATGATGAATGAAACGTCATATTAAGATAGATAAAAGTAAGTCAGAGCCCATAAAAACTGGCTCATACCGTTATTGATAAGGAGGTTCTATAGTAAGTAAGCGTACTTCCAAGCGATTTTTCGTAAAATGTTGTCAGTTTCTATCGAGGTTTGATAAGATGTGTTTAACATTGAGAGAGTTCCAACCATTTGGAGGTGAAGGAAATGACGAGAATATCAAAAGATGAAGTAAGACATGTAGCTAACTTAGCTCGACTAGCTGTGTCTGAAGAAGAAGTAGAGAAATTCACACAACAATTAGATTCAATTATTAGCTTTGCCGAACAATTAAATGAACTTGATACGAGTAATGTGGAGCCAACATCTCATGTGATTCCTTTGAA
This DNA window, taken from Bacillus sp. 2205SS5-2, encodes the following:
- a CDS encoding YueI family protein: MSKKTVDDYLQDGIYGAKEINPDERRRYLGTLRERVVIALTQSQVRRSGVYPEVEDLMKQNAGAHLYLNGNMNYSYLSDYIKKSNKHSIQYTMVTNKEYNSEYGLVFAHDFAIDKEDIFLSDTPKSVSAPKNQKKMSLFKKLFKKSNE
- the gatC gene encoding Asp-tRNA(Asn)/Glu-tRNA(Gln) amidotransferase subunit GatC, translating into MTRISKDEVRHVANLARLAVSEEEVEKFTQQLDSIISFAEQLNELDTSNVEPTSHVIPLKNVFRKDQSVKGLAREEVLKNAPKHKDGHIVVPSIMD